In a genomic window of Brettanomyces nanus chromosome 1, complete sequence:
- a CDS encoding uncharacterized protein (EggNog:ENOG41) translates to MTFIVTLAHFCEVHGPSMVMCTQAVGPGELLSKYYGSGIPDSQLCESCRLKIPKQSTEEMPDPSTVETKSKVNDSMYISTQFPTSQHRYSSLRHIIMRVFTIEISSSTNQPLIFGDARAGYSMALLFKIFDSTARGSERKYSIIVTSDKEDDIFANYSLILLNLSKTVEYIISKSMQVMEKAGKNNDNNDVYLRRSAGVPKTKSLVTIMDDESFFVRLHLLASSLLEELRC, encoded by the coding sequence ATGACATTTATAGTCACGTTGGCTCATTTCTGCGAGGTTCATGGTCCTTCTATGGTAATGTGCACCCAGGCTGTGGGGCCTGGTGAGTTGTTGTCGAAGTACTATGGATCTGGAATTCCCGATTCACAACTATGCGAGTCGTGTAGGTTGAAGATACCCAAGCAGTCCACTGAAGAAATGCCCGATCCATCCACCGTTGAAACTAAATCTAAGGTTAACGACTCCATGTACATTTCAACACAATTTCCGACATCTCAGCACCGATACTCGTCGCTTCGACATATTATAATGAGGGTGTTCACTATAGAGATATCCTCTAGCACAAATCAACCCCTCATCTTTGGAGATGCCAGGGCCGGTTATTCTATGGCATTGTTATTTAAGATATTTGATAGTACGGCACGTGGTTCTGAAAGAAAGTACAGCATTATTGTGACTTCGGATAAAGAAGACGATATTTTTGCTAACTATTCACTCATTCTCTTGAACCTTTCCAAGACTGTTGAGTACATCATTTCAAAATCTATGCAGGTAATGGAAAAGGCCGGAAAAAATAATGATAATAACGATGTCTATCTTAGAAGGTCGGCTGGAGTGCCGAAAACCAAGAGTTTGGTCACCATAATGGACGACGAAAGCTTCTTCGTTAGGCTTCATCTACTAGCGTCTTCATTACTCGAGGAGTTACGATGCTAG
- a CDS encoding uncharacterized protein (EggNog:ENOG41) produces MLFGVKLQNEIYPPWKNYYIDYEGLKRMLKENVLVSGRENWGDDDEKAFAAELDSELEKVYTFQVSKYKELDEEISKLEMQTEKYLEGLSTDKNPFLDSEPFQTKLEELLSETNELDHFSRLNFTGFNKIVKKHDNLHKGYSVKALLNVRMKSLPLNNISEDTSPYLYRISVLYTFLREQIPGDQDLSSSLSNSIRRLSTSGKLSSTPSATARGQENLKVLKFWIHPDNLMEIKTAILRHLPVMIYSNRSGEEENEEYHSDPTIASLYFDNSNFELYNAKLLKQKSETPSLRIRWTGKLKDNSEVTVEKKTFDYDTGDEEDVRLSLKKKYINDFIFAGKEKKNSSQDKDADDDSPDDNLDMDIDTGLEDNLADVHHNHGYRISNKSPLTLDKYVRHLQKRGLPNVTVDKYARNFKDLQDFVIGHDLQPCMRAMYTRTAFQMPGDDRLRITIDSDILFVREDAFDSNRPIRDPNQWHRNDIDSNVDDPFSLLRKGEYTKFPYSAMEIKISSSITNNPQSKTLRWVSDLANGHLAKEVPNFSKFIQGISSLFLEDDNLEILPFWLPDLDADIRKDPEQAYKDSKSRQLKRDQLADVLKNLRNKIGESPTIITKSGTSHLDKIIEEGEDLDVDDSSDEDSSIPTSGSSQSQHQQDASGKSVAAVSGAQARERRRLSEVHAPSVAPANLYVDEHRHAMKLASSKNMERNKDFTETFMPIFTKSSKLEGYESEDEEINLPTGVVKPKVLIRQSGPIKVEAKVWMANERTFVRWLHITSLLTVLTFTIFSSIQSTHFPELAIGTAYIYFALTVFSGVWAYAIYSRRLELIKQRSGRHLDGMFGPLVLAGALIVSLGLEYYVGVRKYVDSNALFAVSATSQTFLLDFPSQQVQDLHPILQWTLKKMVSIVN; encoded by the coding sequence ATGTTATTCGGGGTGAAGCTACAAAATGAGATCTATCCTCCTTGGAAAAACTATTACATTGACTATGAAGGTTTGAAGAGGATGCTAAAGGAGAACGTTCTCGTTTCGGGTAGAGAAAATTGGGGAGATGACGATGAGAAAGCATTTGCCGCTGAGCTCGACTCtgaattggagaaggttTACACGTTCCAGGTGTCCAAATATAAGGAATTGGATGAGGAAATTTCCAAGTTGGAGATGCAAACTGAGAAGTATTTGGAGGGTCTGTCGACTGATAAGAATCCTTTTCTTGATAGTGAGCCATTCCAAACAAAATTGGAAGAGTTACTTTCCGAAACAAATGAACTCGATCATTTTTCCCGTTTGAATTTCACGGGTTTCAATAAGATTGTAAAGAAGCATGATAACTTGCATAAGGGGTACTCTGTCAAGGCTTTGCTCAATGTGAGAATGAAGTCGCTACCTCTTAACAACATTAGTGAGGACACCTCGCCTTACCTTTACAGAATTTCTGTATTGTACACTTTCCTTAGGGAGCAGATACCTGGTGATCAGGAtttatcttcttccctttCCAATTCTATTCGCAGACTTTCTACCTCGGGTAAACTCTCCAGTACTCCAAGTGCCACTGCCCGTGGGCAAGAGAACCTCAAGGTGTTGAAGTTTTGGATCCATCCTGATAATTTAATGGAAATCAAGACGGCCATCTTACGTCACCTTCCTGTCATGATTTATAGCAACCGTTCTGGTGAGGAGGAAAATGAGGAATATCATTCCGATCCTACAATTGCTTCTCTATACTTTGACAATAGCAACTTTGAGTTGTACAATGccaaattgttgaagcagaaatCAGAGACTCCTTCTTTGCGTATTCGCTGGACTGGCAAGCTCAAAGATAACAGCGAAGTCactgttgaaaagaaaactttCGACTATGACACCGgtgatgaggaagatgttAGGTtaagcttgaagaagaagtacaTCAACGATTTTATCTTTGCTggtaaagagaaaaagaactcTTCTCAGGATAAAGATGCCGATGACGACTCTCCTGATGATAATCTTGACATGGATATTGATACTGGTCTGGAGGATAATCTTGCCGATGTGCACCACAACCACGGTTATAGGATCAGCAATAAGTCTCCTTTAACTCTTGACAAGTATGTCAGACACTTACAGAAGAGAGGGTTGCCCAATGTTACCGTTGATAAGTATGCCAGAAACTTTAAGGATTTACAAGATTTTGTCATCGGGCATGATTTGCAACCTTGTATGCGTGCCATGTACACCCGTACGGCATTTCAGATGCCTGGCGATGATCGATTGAGGATAACTATTGATTCTGATATTCTCTTCGTTAGAGAGGATGCTTTTGATTCCAACAGACCAATTAGAGATCCAAATCAATGGCATAGAAACGACATTGACTCGAATGTCGATGATCCATTTTCACTGCTTCGTAAAGGGGAATACACGAAGTTCCCTTACTCCGCCATGGAAATTAAGATTTCCTCTTCTATCACTAATAATCCACAATCCAAGACTCTAAGGTGGGTTAGTGATCTTGCAAATGGCCACTTGGCTAAGGAAGTGCCGAACTTTTCGAAATTCATTCAGggtatttcttctctattcttagaagatgataatTTGGAGATTTTGCCTTTCTGGCTTCCAGATTTGGATGCCGATATTCGCAAGGATCCCGAACAGGCTTATAAGGATTCTAAGAGTAGGCAGTTGAAGCGCGATCAGCTGGCGGatgtcttgaagaacttgcGTAACAAAATTGGTGAATCACCAACTATAATCACTAAAAGTGGTACCTCACATTTGGATAAGATCATTGAAGAGGGTGAGGATTTggatgttgatgattcttCTGACGAAGATTCTTCTATTCCAACTTCAGGCTCTTCACAATCTCAGCATCAACAGGATGCTAGTGGAAAGTCAGTTGCAGCCGTTTCAGGTGCTCAGGCTCGTGAAAGGCGTAGGTTGTCTGAGGTGCATGCTCCTTCAGTTGCGCCTGCTAACCTATATGTGGATGAACATCGTCATGCCATGAAACTGGCTTCCAGCAAGAATATGGAGAGGAATAAGGACTTTACGGAGACTTTCATGCCCATATTCACTAAATCCTCCAAACTCGAAGGCTACGAgtctgaagatgaagagattaaTCTGCCTACAGGTGTCGTTAAGCCAAAGGTATTGATCAGGCAATCTGGACCAATAAAAGTGGAGGCAAAGGTGTGGATGGCCAATGAGAGAACGTTCGTCAGATGGTTACATATTACCTCGTTGCTTACTGTCTTGACCTTCAccattttctcttccattcaGTCGACACATTTTCCTGAATTGGCCATTGGCACTGCTTATATTTACTTTGCCCTTACTGTGTTCTCTGGTGTCTGGGCTTATGCTATTTATTCTCGAAGATTGGAATTGATCAAACAAAGATCTGGAAGACATTTGGATGGCATGTTTGGGCCCTTGGTCTTGGCTGGTGCTTTGATCGTTTCCTTGGGCTTGGAGTACTACGTGGGTGTAAGGAAGTACGTTGACTCGAACGCTTTGTTTGCCGTCAGCGCGACATCCCAAACTTTCCTATTGGATTTTCCATCTCAACAAGTGCAGGATCTTCacccaattcttcaatggaCTTTAAAAAAGATGGTCAGTATTGTTAACTAA
- a CDS encoding uncharacterized protein (EggNog:ENOG41) has translation MSILTAEKRKLLLGIDVGGTNSDLVVIEPDKLGTDTYGVVAWHKSVTTPDVSVGIERAIITVLNDPKYRISKEEIISMTIGTTHFINAVIERDANRLEKVAVIRLSGPFGVSSPPFGDFPQDLAEVINGYFCSVDGGSEISGKDIRPLDESALRDHCKKIRHLDISAVAIVGVFSNMNFTQEKRAADIVAQEIPGCDVVLSHTISGIGLVERENATILNASIKKFGRKIIRSFVGAANRLGLKCPVMLSQNDGTVLSVKDALETPIRTFSSGATNSMRGAAILCSGDPDVKGQNVIVCDVGGTTTDVGQLLNTGFPRQSAMYSYVGGVRMNFSMPHVVSIGLGGGSIVRKDDKGITVGPDSTGSGIVTDSIIFGGSTVTTSDISVATYIDAKGIATLPDAMKMGNADRVCNVFGDDYKAGYAAVVKRHLEKAIDRVKTSKGNIPVIFVGGGSFIAPDNLNGTSKVIKPLYSQVANAIGAALGKISSNISEFRTLKSADDEEKQNVVNELIKKASDDAVAKGALRTSLEVVNIVSDAVPYLDNFYQFEIKIVGDVDYDKVMELVTKANLNTAKESVKDYVIEEVYKQAKVSKDEADDFDYSSYVPFVKNGIWSLTETDVDFIGSGSYILGCGGGGNPHSSVIELKRLIREGQQVQIVTLKKFNEMTKGKGRAINVGYFGSPVISGEKLHADEILEALSQIEKHEGYKTDGIFMFEIGGGNGISGLWTACMRGLPVVDLDLMGRAYPTQWQSLPSVYHDKRGYPYLAISDGNGLEMMITSARTDVQMENVMRDSMYNQGCQGACVEPSMSIFEMEQETVHDPVSLSWRIGRAVYIATQKSDVDNLPKYIIEAAGGPQSTKCLLTGKIVSVEKKLKRGYGYGVVEIESIEEDPKTHKRSMITMPFKNENIVAYKVEEDGSRTPLCSVPDLITLVDVDGNAVGTQDYRYGLVVYIMVFACSDKWRTEKAVKIGGPEAFGEDFQDLEYRPAGKYTATVPVADEFDTKN, from the coding sequence ATGAGTATATTGACTgctgaaaaaagaaaactctTGTTAGGTATCGACGTCGGTGGAACCAACTCCGACCTTGTTGTCATCGAGCCTGATAAGCTGGGAACAGATACATATGGTGTTGTTGCATGGCACAAGTCTGTTACTACTCCAGATGTTTCTGTTGGTATTGAAAGAGCCATCATTACTGTGTTGAATGATCCAAAGTACCGAATctcgaaagaagaaattatTTCAATGACGATTGGTACCACCCATTTTATTAATGCCGTTATCGAAAGAGATGCAAATCGTCTAGAAAAGGTCGCTGTCATTCGTTTGTCTGGACCGTTTGGTGTCAGTTCTCCTCCATTTGGGGATTTCCCTCAAGATTTGGCAGAGGTAATTAACGGCTACTTCTGCAGTGTTGATGGAGGCTCTGAAATCAGCGGCAAGGATATTAGACCCTTGGATGAGTCTGCCTTAAGAGATCACTGCAAAAAAATTAGACACCTCGACATCTCTGCCGTTGCCATTGTGGGTGTCTTCTCCAATATGAACTTTACGCAGGAGAAGCGTGCAGCAGATATTGTCGCTCAAGAGATTCCAGGCTGTGACGTTGTCTTATCTCACACGATCTCAGGAATTGGTCTTGTTGAGCGTGAGAATGCTACCATCCTTAATGCTTCCATCAAAAAGTTCGGTCGAAAGATTATCCGTTCCTTTGTGGGTGCAGCCAACAGACTAGGTTTAAAATGTCCTGTTATGCTTTCGCAGAATGATGGTACTGTTTTGTCTGTAAAGGATGCATTGGAGACACCAATTAGGACTTTTTCCTCTGGTGCCACCAATTCCATGCGTGGTGCTGCCATCCTTTGTTCGGGTGATCCTGATGTGAAGGGTCAGAACGTGATTGTGTGTGACGTTGGTGGAACAACCACTGATGTTGGTCAGTTGCTTAACACCGGTTTTCCACGTCAATCTGCCATGTATTCGTATGTCGGTGGTGTTCGTATGAACTTTTCCATGCCTCATGTCGTCTCAATCGGACTCGGCGGAGGATCCATCGTTAGAAAAGACGATAAGGGTATCACAGTGGGTCCTGATTCCACTGGTAGTGGTATTGTTACTGATTCCATCATTTTTGGAGGTAGTACGGTTACTACCTCTGATATCTCTGTTGCCACTTATATTGATGCCAAGGGTATTGCTACTCTTCCCGATGCCATGAAAATGGGTAATGCAGATAGGGTTTGCAATGTCTTTGGGGATGACTACAAAGCAGGCTATGCCGCCGTTGTCAAGAGACATTTGGAAAAAGCAATCGATAGGGTCAAAACTTCCAAGGGAAATATTCCGGTGATTTTTGTTGGAGGAGGATCATTTATTGCTCCTGATAATCTTAACGGTACCTCCAAAGTCATTAAGCCTCTTTATTCTCAGGTGGCTAATGCCATCGGTGCCGCTTTAGGAAAGATATCCTCAAATATCTCAGAGTTCCGAACCCTTAAAAgtgctgatgatgaagaaaagcagAATGTTGTTAATGAGCTCATCAAGAAAGCTAGTGATGATGCTGTCGCTAAAGGTGCATTAAGAACGTCGCTAGAAGTCGTTAACATTGTTTCCGACGCTGTGCCTTATCTTGACAACTTCTACCAATTTGAAATTAAGATTGTAGGTGACGTTGATTACGATAAAGTTATGGAGTTGGTTACCAAGGCAAATCTGAACACAGCCAAGGAGTCTGTCAAAGATTATGTTATCGAGGAAGTCTACAAGCAGGCAAAGGTCTCGAAAGATGAGGCCGATGATTTCGACTATTCCTCGTATGTTCCTTTTGTCAAAAATGGAATTTGGTCATTGACTGAAACTGATGTTGACTTTATCGGTTCCGGTTCTTACATTCTCGgatgtggtggtggtggtaatCCTCATAGTTCTGTTATTGAGCTCAAGAGATTGATTCGTGAGGGCCAGCAAGTTCAAATTGtaactttgaagaagtttaaCGAGATGACCAAAGGTAAGGGTCGTGCCATTAATGTTGGCTACTTTGGATCTCCTGTCATCTCTGGTGAGAAATTGCATGCTGATGAAATACTAGAGGCATTGTCACAGATTGAAAAGCACGAGGGATACAAAACCGATGGAATCTTTATGTTTGAAATTGGTGGAGGTAATGGCATCAGTGGCTTATGGACTGCATGTATGAGAGGACTTCCAGTAGTTGACTTGGATTTAATGGGCCGTGCATATCCTACACAATGGCAATCTCTTCCTTCGGTTTATCATGATAAACGCGGTTATCCATACCTTGCTATTTCTGATGGTAATGGattggagatgatgattacATCTGCAAGAACTGATGTTCAGATGGAAAACGTGATGAGAGACTCTATGTACAATCAAGGATGTCAGGGTGCGTGCGTAGAGCCTTCGATGAGTATTTTTGAAATGGAACAGGAAACTGTCCATGATCCAGTATCATTGTCATGGAGAATCGGTAGGGCAGTTTATATTGCAACGCAAAAGTCTGATGTCGATAACCTACCTAAGTATATTATTGAGGCTGCCGGTGGTCCCCAGTCAACAAAATGTCTTCTAACCGGTAAGATCGTCAGTgtggaaaagaaacttAAACGGGGCTACGGTTACGGTGTGGTAGAAATTGAAagtattgaagaagatcctaAGACTCATAAGAGGTCCATGATTACAATGCCATTCAAAAACGAAAACATTGTGGCCTATAAAGTGGAAGAGGATGGAAGCCGTACGCCACTCTGCTCGGTTCCTGATTTAATTACCTTGGTTGACGTTGATGGTAATGCTGTGGGTACCCAGGATTACAGGTATGGGTTAGTCGTGTACATAATGGTCTTTGCATGTTCTGATAAATGGAGAACTGAAAAGGCCGTTAAGATTGGAGGTCCAGAGGCCTTTGGAGAGGATTTTCAGGATTTGGAATACAGGCCAGCTGGTAAATATACAGCAACTGTTCCTGTTGCCGATGAATTTGATACAAAAAATTAA
- a CDS encoding uncharacterized protein (BUSCO:EOG093405IK) has protein sequence MGRLVGLELCNFKSYRGIASVGFGTADFTSIIGPNGSGKSNMMDAISFVLGVRSSHLRSTQLKDLIYRGRNPNKDEALDIDDPSSAYVMAIYEKSDGVILKLKRVITPNGSSEYKINNKQVTATQYAEVLRKENILIKAKNFLVFQGDVEKIASQSSETLATLIETISGSIDLKKDYDILSDEKEKAHDETALRNSKRRTLKEELNQYKRQCREVEEFDHKTERLSNTIEAKYLSKLYFNDLAVKEAQKCLKKEKKEAKKVKLEINKKEEELREFIRTESDGHTGYRDLESKIERDRDLVAQRKMALIPIGAETRQISKKLDAYNKRMKTLEEERERQASTIDETQSQLRKIEKAFENYERKVNKEAEEAGSFSIDSVVINEYKELREKFLMKGGHIESKLADLTDEKESLIARKEDYDVKMKLIEARLDELELSKSELKAKHEDARSKINSISTSITAKKHQLNSLRASRDAINQEEFETNTALKKTLLKLHEFGSLQRENSREKRLRENCAALKRLFSGVHGLLSDICRPKQRKYETAVSTVMGRNMDAIVVTSISVAAECIEYLKEQRTGSASFIPLDTINAKLVNQQYRSIASTVRPAIDVVEYDSEYERAVQFACGDSLICDNLDIAKAVRWEKNILVKVVTLDGTIIHKSNIMTGGQIRRSTDRWDKAEMNSLLSQKEDMKAKLDELDKKKPSELLDKALLNDLDRLENELPSLQDSKQVLHRAINDADAEIRNQHRLSRELEAEIDRLEEEIMKPLEERIQQTEVELHLVQDTVFNGFCEKHGFESITRFDEKYGYRSWESSKESGKFQKEIQRLQNRLKFEQERLEDYDDRILKLKQDQKKFAESSTEMQQKKEKLEFDIDHLEGELEVCQEEYDELQGKLKETSEESDELKSTIHDLKLELKDVSKKIANAEEALVKIRMDKLGILRNCKMENVEIPLSSGSLEDIPLEENDGENEDEDEDKEERLQSVLNEVRADCSGLDKKYKSGTAEAKAKEIEEEIENLKNELAEMNPNMNARERLDEAQERLNEADTEFSACKEHEREAVSKYEEIKKKRYDIFMQAFDHITNQIDPVYKELTKSRVSPLGGSAYLTLEDEDEPYLAGIRYHAMPPMKRFRDMDLLSGGEKTVAALALLFAVHSFRPSPFFVLDEVDAALDNANVHRVANYINEHASPTFQFIVISLKSQLFERSDALVGIYREQSLGASKTLTLDLRKYLDEVA, from the coding sequence ATGGGTAGACTAGTCGGACTGGAATTGTGCAACTTCAAATCGTACAGAGGTATTGCCTCTGTCGGCTTTGGTACGGCAGATTTCACCTCTATCATAGGCCCAAACGGGTCAGGTAAATCCAATATGATGGACGCAATTTCGTTTGTTTTAGGAGTCAGATCTTCACACTTGCGATCAACCCAATTGAAAGATTTGATTTACAGGGGAAGAAACCCCAACAAGGATGAAGCCCTTGACATTGACGATCCCTCCTCGGCGTATGTTATGGCTATCTACGAGAAAAGTGACGGTGTGATCTTGAAACTTAAAAGAGTTATTACACCAAATGGGTCTAGTGAATACAAAATTAACAACAAACAGGTTACTGCGACTCAATACGCAGAAGTTTTGAGGAAGGAGAACATTCTTATCAAGGCCAAGAATTTTCTTGTCTTCCAGGGTGatgttgagaagattgcATCACAGTCATCTGAGACGTTGGCTACTTTAATTGAAACAATTAGTGGCTCGATTGACTTAAAGAAGGATTATGATATACTTTCcgatgaaaaggagaaagcCCACGATGAAACAGCTTTAAGAAAcagcaaaagaagaactctGAAGGAAGAGCTTAATCAGTATAAGAGACAATGCCgtgaagttgaagagtttgatcACAAGACTGAAAGACTTTCAAATACCATAGAGGCAAAGTATTTGTCGAAGCTCTATTTCAATGACCTGGCGGTTAAAGAGGCACAAAAgtgtttgaagaaggagaagaaagaggcaAAAAAAGTGAAATTAGAGatcaataagaaagaagaggagcTTCGTGAATTTATTCGTACAGAATCTGATGGACATACTGGTTATCGTGATTTGGAGTCTAAAATTGAGAGGGACAGAGATCTTGTGGCCCAGAGGAAAATGGCATTGATCCCTATTGGAGCTGAGACGCGTCAAATCAGCAAGAAACTTGACGCATACAACAAGCGGATGAAAAcattagaagaagaaagagaaagacagGCTAGTACTATTGACGAGACTCAATCTCAGCTTCGTAAAATCGAAAAAGCGTTTGAGAATTACGAGAGGAAGGTCAACAAGGAGGCCGAAGAGGCAGGCAGTTTTTCGATAGATTCTGTTGTCATTAACGAATATAAGGAACTCAGAGAGAAATTTTTAATGAAGGGAGGCCACATTGAATCGAAACTCGCTGATCTAACGgatgagaaagaatcattaATTGCACGTAAAGAGGATTATGATGTTAAGATGAAACTGATTGAAGCCAGGCTTGATGAGTTGGAACTGAGTAAATCAGAATTGAAGGCGAAGCACGAGGATGCCAGATCGAAGATCAACAGCATTAGCACTTCGATTACTGCTAAGAAGCATCAATTGAATTCTTTGCGTGCTTCCCGAGATGCAATTaaccaagaagaatttgaaacCAAtactgctttgaagaaaacacTTTTGAAACTTCATGAGTTTGGCTCTTTACAGAGAGAAAACTCTCGTGAGAAGCGTCTCCGGGAGAATTGTGCagctttgaagagactctTTTCTGGAGTCCATGGCCTATTGAGTGATATCTGTCGTCCGAAGCAGCGCAAGTACGAGACCGCAGTTTCTACCGTGATGGGTCGCAACATGGACGCAATCGTCGTTACAAGCATATCCGTGGCTGCTGAATGTATTGAATACTTGAAAGAACAGCGTACAGGTTCAGCATCTTTCATACCATTGGATACGATTAATGCCAAACTTGTTAACCAGCAGTACAGAAGTATTGCTTCTACGGTTCGTCCAGCTATAGATGTTGTGGAGTATGATTCAGAGTATGAGAGAGCAGTTCAATTTGCCTGTGGAGATTCGCTTATTTGCGACAATCTTGATATAGCTAAGGCTGTGAGGTGGGAGAAAAACATTTTGGTTAAGGTGGTCACCTTGGACGGTACCATCATTCATAAATCAAACATCATGACTGGTGGTCAAATAAGAAGGTCCACCGATCGTTGGGATAAAGCAGAAATGAACTCGTTGCTTTCTCAAAAGGAGGATATGAAGGCCAAGCTCGATGAATtagataagaagaagccaagTGAGTTACTTGACAAAGCTCTTTTGAACGACTTGGATAGATTGGAGAACGAACTTCCTAGTTTACAGGATTCAAAACAGGTATTACACCGTGCTATCAACGATGCCGATGCTGAGATTCGCAATCAGCATAGACTATCCAGAGAATTGGAGGCTGAAATTGATAGacttgaggaagaaattaTGAAGCCGTTGGAGGAAAGAATTCAACAGACTGAAGTTGAGCTTCATTTAGTTCAGGATACCGTTTTCAATGGTTTCTGCGAGAAGCATGGTTTTGAAAGTATTACCAGGTTTGATGAGAAGTATGGTTACAGATCTTGGGAAAGTTCTAAAGAGAGTGGTAAGttccagaaagaaatacaGAGACTACAAAACAGGCTAAAATTCGAACAGGAACGACTGGAGGACTATGATGACCGAATTCTCAAACTTAAACAGGaccagaagaagtttgccGAGAGTTCGACAGAGATGCagcaaaagaaagaaaaacttgAGTTTGATATTGACCACTTAGAAGGTGAGCTAGAAGTTTGCCAAGAAGAGTACGATGAGTTACAAGGCAAACTTAAGGAAACTTCGGAGGAGTCcgatgaattgaaatctACTATTCACGATTTGAAATTGGAACTCAAAGATGTTAGCAAGAAGATCGCAAATGCTGAAGAGGCATTGGTAAAAATACGGATGGATAAACTCGGAATTCTTCGGAATTGTAAAATGGAGAATGTGGAGATTCCACTCTCATCGGGCTCTCTAGAAGATATTCCGCTAGAAGAGAACGACGGggaaaatgaagatgaagatgaagataaggaagaaagacttCAATCCGTATTGAATGAAGTTCGGGCTGACTGCAGTGGATTGGACAAAAAATACAAATCAGGAACAGCCGAAGCAAAGGctaaagagattgaagaggaaattgaaAACCTTAAGAATGAACTTGCTGAAATGAATCCAAATATGAATGCTAGAGAAAGACTTGACGAAGCCCAGGAAAGATTGAACGAAGCGGATACAGAGTTCTCTGCTTGCAAGGAGCACGAGCGAGAAGCCGTGTCCAAGTacgaagaaatcaaaaagaagcGGTATGATATTTTCATGCAGGCGTTTGACCATATAACGAACCAAATCGATCCTGTCTATAAAGAACTCACCAAATCAAGAGTTTCTCCATTGGGTGGATCTGCTTACTTGACTTTGGAAGACGAGGATGAGCCATATCTTGCGGGTATAAGATATCATGCCATGCCACCGATGAAACGATTCAGGGACATGGACCTACTCTCCGGTGGAGAAAAAACGGTGGCTGCTCTAGCTCTTCTTTTTGCAGTTCACTCTTTCCGGCCTTCTCCGTTCTTCGTGTTAGATGAGGTCGATGCCGCTTTGGATAACGCCAATGTTCACAGAGTAGCAAATTACATCAACGAGCATGCAAGCCCAACCTTCCAGTTCATAGTGATCAGTTTAAAGAGCCAGCTATTCGAGAGGAGTGACGCATTGGTTGGTATCTACAGAGAACAAAGTCTTGGCGCTTCCAAGACTTTGACGCTTGACCTGAGAAAGTATCTGGATGAAGTAGCTTAA